A region from the Myripristis murdjan chromosome 23, fMyrMur1.1, whole genome shotgun sequence genome encodes:
- the orc5 gene encoding origin recognition complex subunit 5 — MAALLQHPCYEEERLRRVADKLPCREVQAGTLLSVMGGPEQHSFPSIFIYGHRASGKSHVIHMLLRELELPHATVSCVECVSVALLFEQVLLSLFGCDAASLLPRSPSLSDFVRIYRQQCSHSPAVQTRYIVMEKAELLRDMDANLLPALLRLQELVQDNVTVILLSEIVWDKFRPNTGCFEPLQLHFPDYSKGELQQILAQDSHPSYSAELYSSYINILLGVFYSVCRDLRELRHLAALNFSKFCEPLEEGKVKESDTHKLWRNIEPHLKKAMQTVYLREVSSVQWEQLQQMEEKDTGAVRGLSAHAHVELPYYSKFLLIAAYLASYNPARTDKRFFVKHHGKVRKTNFLKKHEKTSNHLLGPKPFPLDRLLAIFYSVVDSRVAPTASIFSQISSLVTLQLLAQVGHDDQIDAPKYKCAVSLDFIRAISRTVNFDIVKYLYDFL, encoded by the exons ATGGCAGCACTGCTTCAGCATCCGTGCTacgaggaggagaggctgcGGAGGGTCGCGGACAAGTTACCGTGCAGAGAAGTTCAAGCTGGGACACTTCTGTCAGTGATGGGAGGG CCGGAACAACACAGCTTCCCCTCCATCTTCATCTATGGCCATCGTGCATCAGGGAAGAGTCATGTGATACACATGTTGCTGAGGGAACTGGAG CTGCCTCATGCCACAGTCAGCTGTGTTGAATGTGTCTCTGTTGCGCTCCTGTTCGAACAAGTGCTCCTGTCCCTCTTTGGCTGCGATGCTGCCTCCCTGCTCCCCCGCAGTCCCTCCCTGTCTGACTTTGTACGCATCTACAGGCAGCAGTGTTCCCACTCCCCCGCTGTGCAGACACGATACATT GTGATGGAAAAGGCTGAGCTTCTCAGAGACATGGATGCAAATCTCCTCCCAGCTCTTCTGCGTCTTCAGGAATTG GTTCAGGACAACGTGACTGTCATCCTGCTCAGTGAAATAGTCTGGGACAAGTTCAGACCCAACACGGGCTGCTTCGAACCCCTTCAGCTCCATTTCCCTGACTACAGCAAAG GAGAGCTGCAGCAGATCCTGGCCCAGGACAGCCATCCATCTTATTCTGCAGAGCTCTACTCGTCCTACATCAACATCCTCCTGGGAGTCTTCTACTCGGTGTGTCGGGACCTCCGAGAGCTTCGCCACctg gcTGCCCTCAACTTTTCCAAATTCTGTGAGCCTCTGGAGGAAGGAAAAG TGAAAGAGAGTGACACGCACAAGCTGTGGAGAAACATTGAGCCTCATTTGAAAAAAGCCATGCAGACTGTGTATCTTCGGGAGGTGTCCAG tgttcagtgggagcagctgcagcaaaTGGAGGAGAAGGACACTGGAGCCGTGAGAG GGCTGTCTGCTCACGCTCATGTTGAACTTCCTTATTACTCCAAGTTCCTGTTGATTGCCGCCTACCTGGCATCCTACAACCCTGCCCGCACAGACAAACGCTTCTTTGTCAAG CACCATGgtaaagtgagaaaaacaaacttccTGAAGAAGCACGAAAAG ACAAGTAACCATCTCCTGGGGCCCAAGCCCTTCCCTCTGGACCGCCTGCTGGCCATTTTCTACAGTGTTGTGGACAGCAGAGTGGCTCCCACTGCCAGCATCTTCTCCCAG ATCTCCTCCCTTGTGACCCTGCAGCTGTTGGCTCAGGTCGGGCATGATGACCAGATCGATGCCCCCAAGTACAAATGTGCCGTTTCTCTGGACTTTATCCGTGCCAtatctag GACGGTGAATTTTGACATTGTGAAGTACCTGTATGACTTCCTTTAA